A window of Nocardiopsis sp. Huas11 genomic DNA:
TCCTGGGCGTCTCGCTCGGCTTCTGGTTCTTCCTGCTGGTCACCAACGTCCCCGGCATCGGCTTCGGCATCGCGGCCCTGACCAAGATCCCCGACGAGGCCGCCGTGGAACGCTTCCTGCGCTACACGTGGGCGTGCAACTTCGCCTATCTCGTGTTGTCGGTGGTGTTCCTGGTCCCTGTGATGATCCTGGCGCTCATGGTGACGATGTTCGCCCTCTGAGCGCCTGCCCCCGATCCCCCGCACCCGAAAGCTTCGGAGACGCACGACGATGAGTGACGACTGGTACCAGCAGCAGCCTCCTCCGGGCCCCCAGGGGGGCTACGGCGGCTACGGCGGCTACGGCGGCTACGGCGACTCCACCGGCGGCTACGCCGCCCACGGGTCCTACGGGTCCTACGGGTCCTACGGCGGCGGCTACCCGCCTCCCCAGGACCCCTACGCGCCGACCGGTGAGATGCCCTCCCAGGGCAACATGGTCGGCGCGCTCGTCATGGCGATCATCCTGATGGTGACCTGCTGCGGCGCGGTGTCCGTCGTCGGCGTGGTCTTCTCCGCCCTGGCACTGGGTGAGAAGTACGACTCCGAGCGCGCCGCCAAGTACACCCGCTACGCGTGGATCTCGAACTGGATCAACCTGGGCATCGTCCTTTTCGTGATCGTGGCCTACATCCTGTTGATGGTCTTCGCGTTCGCCTCGTCCGCCTGATCGGAGGGCGAAGGCCGGCCCGGGCATGATCCGGGCGTCCGCCGCGTTGCACCTGTGGCCGCCCGCCCCACCAGATTGAAGGTCCGCGTGTCCTGCCTGATCGTCCAGTCCGACAAGACGCTCCTGCTCGAGATCGACCACGAGCTCGCCGGGGAGTGCCGCCGCGCCATCGCGCCCTTCGCCGAGCTGGAGCGCGCCCCCGAGCACGTGCACACCTACCGGATCACCCCGTTGGCCCTGTGGAACGCACGCGCCGCGGGGCACGACGCCGAGCAGGTCGTGGACGCGCTGATCAGCTACTCGCGCTTCCCCGTGCCGCACTCGCTGCTGGTGGACATCGCCGAGACCATGGACCGCTACGGGCGGTTGAAGCTCGTGGGCGACCCCGTGCGCGGCCTGGTCCTGGAGTCCACCGACCGCGCGGTGCTGGAGGAGATCGTCCGCGCCAAGAAGCTCAAGGGCATGCTGGGCGAGCGGTTGAGTCCGGACTCGGTCGCGGTGCACCCGAGCCAGCGCGGCAACCTGAAGCAGGCGCTGCTCAAGATCGGCTGGCCGGCCGAGGACCTGGCCGGGTACGTCGACGGTGAGGCGCACGCGATCGAGCTCGACCAGGACGGCTGGGAGCTGCGCGGCTACCAGCGGGAGGCCGCGGAGAGCTTCCACGCCGGCGGCTCCGGCGTGGTGGTGCTCCCCTGCGGCGCGGGCAAGACCATCGTGGGCGCCGCGGCGATGGCGATGACCGGCGCGACCACGCTCATCCTGGTGACCAACACGGTCTCCGTGCACCAGTGGAAGTCCGAACTGCTCAAGCGCACGTCGCTGACCGAGGAGGAGATCGGCGAGTACTCCGGTACCCGCAAGGAGATCCGCCCTGTCACCATCGCGACGTACCAGGTGATGGCGGCCCGCCGGAAGGGCGTGTACACGCACCTGGAGCTGTTCGACGCCCGCGACTGGGGGCTCGTGGTCTACGACGAGGTGCACCTGCTGCCCGCGCCGATCTTCCGGATGACCGCGGACCTGCAGGCGCGGCGCCGTCTGGGGCTGACCGCCACGCTGGTGCGCGAGGACGAGCGCGAGGGCGACGTGTTCTCGCTGATCGGCCCCAAGCGCTACGACGCCCCGTGGAAGGACATGGAGAACCAGGGGTGGATCGCCCCGGCGGACTGCGTCGAGGTCCGGGTGGACCTGTCGGAGTCCGAGCGCATGGCCTACGCCACCGCCGAGCCGGAGGACCGCTACCGCTTCTGCGCCTCGTCGGAGACCAAGACCACCGTGGTGCGGGAGCTCGTGGAACGCCACCCGGACGAGCAGGTCCTGGTCATCGGGTCCTACATCGACCAGCTGGACGATCTCGGCGCCTCGCTGGGGGCGCCGGTCATCAAGGGCGAGACGCGCAACAAGGAGCGCGAGCGCCTGTTCGACGCGTTCCGCTCCGGTGAACTGCGCACGCTGGTGGTCTCGAAGGTCGCGAACTTCTCGATCGACCTGCCCGAGGCCGGTGTGGCGATCCAGGTGTCGGGCTCGTTCGGCTCGCGCCAGGAGGAGGCCCAGCGCCTCGGACGGGTGCTGCGGCCCAAGACCGACGGCCGCGCGGCGCGCTTCTACGCCGTGGTGGCGCGGGACACGCTGGACCAGGAGTACGCGGCGCACCGGCAGCGCTTCCTGGCCGAGCAGGGGTACGCCTACCGGATCACGGACGCGGCCGACCTGCGGGCGGGCGACGAGATCTGACCACGGGTCAGACCGAGGGCAGACCGCCCATGACGTAGGTGAACGCGGCGATGCCCCAGGCCACCAGCGAATAGCTCAGCGTGCGCGTGCGCAGGATCCGGTCGCCGCGCACGGACGGCGCGGTGAGGGCGGCGACGAGCAGGGCCAGCCCGAGGAACGCGGGGATCGCGGAGGCCAGGGCGAACAGCTGGGTCTGGGCGGCGCAGTCGGCATAGCCGGAGGTGCCGGGATCACCACAGAACACGTCGTCTCCCGATCGGATCGTTCGGTGCGGGCGGTACTCCCCGACCGTACCGTTTCGGAGCGGCCGGATCACCGCCGCGGCCGACCGTATCCGGGGCCCGTCGGCCCTGTGGGCGCGGCGTCGCCGACCCCCTGGCCGAACACGATTCGGGTGTGTCGTGGCACAGGCCACGCCTGCCCTTTACACGAAGCCGCTTCGTGTCCAATCATGAGGACAGCCACAGCCCCCCAGGAGGCCCCCATGCCCGTCCCCGCCGCCGATCGGCCCGCCCCCACGACCCAGCGCACCGGTTTCCACTCGCTGCGAGGAGGCGGTCTCAACTGGGACTCGCTGCCTCTGCGCCTGTTCACCAAGGGCAACGCCCGCTTCTGGAACCCCGCGGACATCGACCTCAGCCAGGACGCCGAGGACTGGAAGAAGCTCAACGACGAGGCGCGGACGCGGATCCTGCGCCTGTGCGCGTTCTTCGTGGCGGGCGAGGAGGCGGTCACCGAGGACATCCAGCCCTTCCTGCGCGCGATGGCCGCCGAAGGCCGCCTGGGCGACGAGATGTACCTGACCCAGTTCGCGTTCGAGGAGGCCAAGCACGTCCAGGCGTTCCGCCTGTGGCTGGACGCCCTGGGCGTGCGGGACGACCTCCACGGGTTCGTCGACGCCAACGCCGGATACCGCGCGCTGTTCTACGACGAGCTGCCCCGGTCCCTGGACGCCCTCCTGCACGACCCGGGCCCGCGCAACCAGGTGCGCGCCTCGGTGACCTACAACCACATCATCGAGGGCTCACTCGCCCTCACCGGCTACTACGCCTGGAACCACCTGTGCACCGTGCGCGACATCTTCCCCGGGATGCGCGAGATCGTGCGCAGGATCGGCGACGACGAGCGCCGCCACATGGCGTGGGGCACCTTCACCTGCCGTCGGCACGTCGCCGCCGACGAGGCCAACTGGGAGGTGGTGCGCGAGCGCCTGGACGAACTCCTCCCGCACGTGCTGACCACGGTCGACGAGGGCGACCGGCCCTCCAGCGACCCCGACGCGCAGCGCTACGAGCTGCCGACCGGCGAGCTGCTCAGGTACGCGGGCGACCGGGCCACACGCCGCCTGGGCGCCATCGAGTCGGCGCGGGGCGTGCCGCTGGCCCGCATCGACCTGGACGCCTCACCCGAGGACCTGGAGGAGCGGTTCGGCGAGGAGGACCGCGCGGCCATGGCCCGGGTGGCCCCCTCGGAGTGAGGCGCCGACGGCACGGAGCGGGACCGGACACAACAAAGCGCCGCAGAATGACATAAAGACCAAAAAGGGTCGGCAAAAGTCGGCTTTACTTTTGCTTTGCACCTGCTTTACCAAAGGAATTTCTACTATCAATTCGGGTTCGCCGCCCATGCGGCGGACCCGAATTCTGCGTCCCGCTGCCCGTGTGGGCGGGGCTCCCCCCTGCCCGGGCCCAAGACCGAGGTGCTTTGTGAAGCTCACCAGGACACTCGCCGTCGCCGTCATGACCGCCGCCGCCACACTCGCACTCGCCGCCCCGGCCGCCGCTCTCGCCCCGAAGGTCGAACCGACCCCGCAGTGCGAGAGCAATGGCAACAAGCCGCCCTGCTGGGAGTACTACACCTGGTACTGGACCTATTCCGCGTGCCACGCGGAGGGCCAGAAGCAGGTGTCCAGCCACGCCAGGTACGACGACTACACCTGTGACGGTGGAGCCACCGTCTACCTCTGGCTGCACCGGAGGTAGCCCGGCGACCCCGGTCCCGCCACACCCCACGCCGGCGGGACCGGACCCCTTGCCGTGCCCGACCGCCCGCCCGCCCGCTAACCGTCCGCGTGCATGACGAGGTCGATGACGATCCCGGACGCGACGACGAGGGTGTTCAGCGGCTCGGGCAGCGTCCCGTACCGCCGCCGAGCACAGTAGGTTCCGGCCGGAGCGTCCGTCCCGGCCGCGGCCACAAGCGGCCGGCGGTCGGCGGGCCATGGCCGGTGCCCGCCCGGGACGGCTACCTGCTGCCCTCGCGCAGGACGAGGTCGATCGCGATCCCCGACGCGACGACCAGGGTCTTCAGCGGCTCGGGCAGCGTCGGGTACCGGCGCCGCAGGACGTAGGTGTCGGCGGCGGTGAAGGCCTCCCCCAGGGAGGGCAGGCTCCGGTCGACCCGTGCCACCTCGTGGCCGTTGTGGTCGTTGATCTTGAACTCGCGGCCGACGAAGTTGCCCTCGATGGTGCCGAGCTTGCGCTTCCACGGGTCCATCAGCGTGAAGCCGGCCTTGAAGAACTTGAGGTCCTGCTCGATGGTGCCGACCGGCCGCCCGTCGGGCCAGGACACCGTCGTCGTCGCGGTCATCCAGGACCACTGCTTGTGGATCGTGAGCCGCGGGCGCCGGTACATGTCGTTGACGACGACCTTGCGCTGGAACCCGGCCGTGTTGTCGACGAGGGCGCGCAGGACGCGCGTGCCCGAGTTCAGGTCCGGCTCGTAGACGTGGGCGATCTGCTGCCCGCGCTCGTCGAAGCAGTGGTACTCCGACTCATCGACCATGAAGCGCTTGGGCTGCTTCACGAGGAGGGGATTGGCGGCGAAGAAGTCCATGACGAGCACTCTAGAACCTGGTCGTAGCCCTCCACACCGCAGGCCACGGCCACATACGGCCACGCGATCCGCCCGGAGTCACCGGCGTCTCGGCCGCCGGTCGCGCGGTCAGTCGTCGTCCGGGCGCCACAGCTCCCGGCGACCGCGCTCGGCCTCCAGCGCGATGCGGCCGAAGGGCTCACTGCGCCAGTCGCCGCCCTCCGCCACGTGGTTGGCGTACAGGATGTCGCCCTCCCGCGACAGGACGTAGAGCGAGTCCACCAGGCGATGGGTCTCCAGGAACTCGATGGTGTTGGGTACGCCCAGGTAGAAGCGGTCGTGCTGGTCCTGCGTGATCCACCGGCCGAAACCCTGGTCCTGGCGGGACCGCGAGAGGCGGTCGGCGATCGCGAACCGGCTGTTGGACGCGTGCGTGGCCACGAAGGCCACCTCCACCCGATAGCCGGCGTCGCGAAAGCCCTGGACCCAGTGCGCCGCCCAGTCCGCCCGGCCGAGCGGGTGGCTGCACACGACGTCCACCCGACCCGCGTGCACGTGGTCCATGGCCAGTCGGTGCAGGCCCGCGACCTGCGCGGCCAGCGCATGCGAGGCCGCGAGGTCGTCCTCGGCCATCGCCCACTCGTAGTCCGGGGCCAGCCGCAGCAGGTCGTCGCCGTCGTAGCTGACCGTCCCCTCGGGCAGCACCGGCATGACCTGGCGCTGCAGGGTCGACTTGCCGGAGCCGGGCTGGCCGCCGAAGAGCAGCAGGCGCGGGCGCTCGCGCGCGGGGCCGGACAGCCGCTCGCGCAGCGCGAGGTCGAACAGGGCGGTCAGCTCGTCCCCCCGCACGGTGCGGCCGAGTTCTGAGGGCGTGGCGCCCTGCGGCGGCCGCACGGGTCGCGCGCGCAGGTCGGCGATGGTCGCGGGCAGTTCGTCGTTGAGGCGGCGCAGCTGATCGGGCGCCAGGTGGGGCAGCATGGACTCCTCGCTCAGCAGCACCCGGGCCCGCTCGGCCAGCGACGGATCGGTGCCGCCGCGGGACAGGCAGGCTCCGATGGCGGCGCTGTAGAGGTTGTAGGCCTTCTCCCGGGCCTGGCGGAGATCGTCGGTCTGGGGCGGGACGCCCCCGCTGGAGCTGTGCGACAGGAGCGGACGCGGCTCCGTGGTGGGGGCGTCGGTGGTCTCGTGAGGGATCGCCATGCTGGCCGCCTTTCCGGCCGGCGGAGGGCCGGAGTCGATGGGGCACCGCTTCTGACACCCCGGATGCTAGTGGCTTGGCTCACGTCCGTCCGGTGATCGGGCCGATGCGGCCTAGAGTGGCCACATGCCGCAGACTCCGCCCGCGCAGGGCCCCGCCGTGATCGACGCCCTGGCCTGGGTGCACGTCCACGAGGGACGGCTGCTGTGCGTCCGGTCCCGAGGCAAGGACCTGCTCTACGTCCCCGGTGGCAAGCGCGATCCCGGTGAGAGCGACGAGGCCGCCGTGACGCGTGAGGCACGCGAGGAGGTCAGCGTGGTCCTGCGTCCGGGCACCTTCCGCCAGGTCGCGGTGATCGACGAGGCCGCCCACGACCAG
This region includes:
- a CDS encoding LURP-one-related/scramblase family protein codes for the protein MDFFAANPLLVKQPKRFMVDESEYHCFDERGQQIAHVYEPDLNSGTRVLRALVDNTAGFQRKVVVNDMYRRPRLTIHKQWSWMTATTTVSWPDGRPVGTIEQDLKFFKAGFTLMDPWKRKLGTIEGNFVGREFKINDHNGHEVARVDRSLPSLGEAFTAADTYVLRRRYPTLPEPLKTLVVASGIAIDLVLREGSR
- a CDS encoding R2-like ligand-binding oxidase — its product is MPVPAADRPAPTTQRTGFHSLRGGGLNWDSLPLRLFTKGNARFWNPADIDLSQDAEDWKKLNDEARTRILRLCAFFVAGEEAVTEDIQPFLRAMAAEGRLGDEMYLTQFAFEEAKHVQAFRLWLDALGVRDDLHGFVDANAGYRALFYDELPRSLDALLHDPGPRNQVRASVTYNHIIEGSLALTGYYAWNHLCTVRDIFPGMREIVRRIGDDERRHMAWGTFTCRRHVAADEANWEVVRERLDELLPHVLTTVDEGDRPSSDPDAQRYELPTGELLRYAGDRATRRLGAIESARGVPLARIDLDASPEDLEERFGEEDRAAMARVAPSE
- a CDS encoding NUDIX domain-containing protein, yielding MPQTPPAQGPAVIDALAWVHVHEGRLLCVRSRGKDLLYVPGGKRDPGESDEAAVTREAREEVSVVLRPGTFRQVAVIDEAAHDQAPGTRVRMACYAAEHDGRIRADNEITGLEWIGFADRDRCAPAVRRLVEILHAEGTVR
- a CDS encoding zeta toxin family protein gives rise to the protein MAIPHETTDAPTTEPRPLLSHSSSGGVPPQTDDLRQAREKAYNLYSAAIGACLSRGGTDPSLAERARVLLSEESMLPHLAPDQLRRLNDELPATIADLRARPVRPPQGATPSELGRTVRGDELTALFDLALRERLSGPARERPRLLLFGGQPGSGKSTLQRQVMPVLPEGTVSYDGDDLLRLAPDYEWAMAEDDLAASHALAAQVAGLHRLAMDHVHAGRVDVVCSHPLGRADWAAHWVQGFRDAGYRVEVAFVATHASNSRFAIADRLSRSRQDQGFGRWITQDQHDRFYLGVPNTIEFLETHRLVDSLYVLSREGDILYANHVAEGGDWRSEPFGRIALEAERGRRELWRPDDD
- a CDS encoding DNA repair helicase XPB, with amino-acid sequence MSCLIVQSDKTLLLEIDHELAGECRRAIAPFAELERAPEHVHTYRITPLALWNARAAGHDAEQVVDALISYSRFPVPHSLLVDIAETMDRYGRLKLVGDPVRGLVLESTDRAVLEEIVRAKKLKGMLGERLSPDSVAVHPSQRGNLKQALLKIGWPAEDLAGYVDGEAHAIELDQDGWELRGYQREAAESFHAGGSGVVVLPCGAGKTIVGAAAMAMTGATTLILVTNTVSVHQWKSELLKRTSLTEEEIGEYSGTRKEIRPVTIATYQVMAARRKGVYTHLELFDARDWGLVVYDEVHLLPAPIFRMTADLQARRRLGLTATLVREDEREGDVFSLIGPKRYDAPWKDMENQGWIAPADCVEVRVDLSESERMAYATAEPEDRYRFCASSETKTTVVRELVERHPDEQVLVIGSYIDQLDDLGASLGAPVIKGETRNKERERLFDAFRSGELRTLVVSKVANFSIDLPEAGVAIQVSGSFGSRQEEAQRLGRVLRPKTDGRAARFYAVVARDTLDQEYAAHRQRFLAEQGYAYRITDAADLRAGDEI